A single window of Betta splendens chromosome 11, fBetSpl5.4, whole genome shotgun sequence DNA harbors:
- the c1galt1a gene encoding glycoprotein-N-acetylgalactosamine 3-beta-galactosyltransferase 1, producing the protein MKQMWQHSLFSCGLIVGFLTLHILLESKFATVRTVAYDGDGLRRVHTAVNKSSDRPSSNGARVLCWIMTGPKNIESRVRHIRQSWAQRCGTVLYMSSVETDFPTVGLNVSEGRENLYWKTIRALQYIHQHHLNDADWFLKADDDTFVVVENLVHVLAKFDPEEPLYLGRHYAPFVRQGYMSGGAGYVLSKEALRRFVQGFSTGSCSHSSTIEDLALGQCMEKMKVQPADSRDLRKRQTFHPYPPDYYLLRQPQRPRPWYLLYEHYPPVEGPGCCSDFAVSFHYIHSVQLYVLQYLTYHLRPYGYKYRYNPDEKIEGNSIYVSHKIQTFASKPLH; encoded by the exons ATGAAGCAGATGTGGCAACACTCGCTCTTCAGCTGCGGCCTGATCGTGGGATTTCTCACGCTTCACATACTGTTGGAATCCAAGTTCGCCACCGTCCGGACTGTGGCGTACGACGGCGACGGGCTGCGGCGCGTTCACACAG CTGTGAACAAGAGCTCAGACAGACCTTCATCTAATGGCGCACGAGTCCTATGTTGGATTATGACGGGACCCAAGAACATCGAGTCTCGTGTCAGGCACATCAGACAATCCTGGGCCCAGCGCTGCGGCACTGTATTGTACATGAGCTCAGTGGAGACAGACTTTCCCACCGTGGGGCTGAATGTAAGTGAAGGGAGGGAGAACCTGTACTGGAAAACCATCAGAGCCCTTCAGTATatccaccagcaccacctgaATGACGCAGACTGGTTTCTAAAAGCAGATGATGACACATTTGTGGTTGTAGAAAATCTTGTCCATGTCTTGGCCAAGTTTGATCCAGAGGAGCCACTGTATCTGGGCAGACATTATGCCCCATTCGTTAGGCAGGGCTACATGAGTGGAGGCGCAGGGTACGTACTCAGTAAGGAGGCACTGAGAAGGTTTGTCCAAGGCTTCAGCACAGGGAGTTGCAGCCACTCTTCCACCATAGAGGACCTGGCTCTGGGGCAATGTATGGAGAAGATGAAGGTGCAGCCAGCGGACTCTAGGGACCTGAGAAAAAGGCAGACATTCCATCCGTACCCTCCAGACTACTACTTGCTCAGACAGCCACAGCGGCCGAGGCCCTGGTACCTGCTGTACGAACACTACCCTCCAGTTGAG ggtccaggctgctgctcagacttTGCCGTGTCCTTTCACTACATACATTCTGTGCAGCTGTATGTTTTGCAATATTTAACGTATCATCTGCGTCCATATGGCTACAAATATAGATACAACCCTGATGAGAAAATTGAAGGTAACAGCATATATGTGTCACATAAAATACAGACATTTGCATCAAAACCTCTGCACTAA